A genome region from Psychrobacter jeotgali includes the following:
- a CDS encoding pilin, whose protein sequence is MNTQKGFTLIELMIVIAIIGILAAVALPAYQDYTTKARVSEGFNLADSAKTTLATDGTTVADITALKDTWNAQVSGAGAVSKYVNSVLFADVDGNAATAGEITITYNPASVGVAAGEDTLVLTPWIKTAAGNTAASSTALGTARAAGTPGTLDWTCQSATNATATAQMGNAGTQGSLLARFAPAQCR, encoded by the coding sequence ATGAACACTCAAAAAGGTTTTACCTTAATCGAACTAATGATCGTTATTGCTATTATCGGTATTTTAGCGGCGGTAGCTCTACCTGCTTATCAAGATTATACGACTAAAGCACGTGTATCAGAAGGTTTTAACCTAGCTGATTCTGCTAAAACTACGCTTGCTACAGATGGCACCACTGTAGCTGATATCACTGCACTCAAAGATACTTGGAACGCTCAAGTAAGTGGTGCTGGCGCAGTATCTAAATATGTAAACTCTGTTTTATTTGCTGACGTGGATGGTAATGCTGCTACTGCTGGTGAGATTACTATTACCTATAATCCAGCTTCGGTTGGTGTTGCTGCTGGTGAAGATACATTAGTATTAACGCCTTGGATAAAAACTGCTGCTGGGAATACTGCTGCTAGTTCAACCGCCTTAGGTACAGCAAGAGCTGCGGGCACTCCTGGTACTTTGGATTGGACTTGTCAGTCAGCAACCAATGCAACTGCCACTGCACAAATGGGTAATGCAGGTACACAGGGTTCGTTACTAGCTCGCTTTGCACCTGCACAGTGTCGTTAA
- a CDS encoding PilW family protein — translation MNNDRVNPYGAESSGFTLIELMIALVLGLLISAAVIQVYIISARTSTVQQSASEVQDTTIFALQVLEDHIRLANLGNPISNINDTTPHGGIVLTANNLGNSNATDAKYLTVSADSSSWTGLSNIDGVESDQLTLQYKNITSAPLYDCEGEEIASGSTDWVVERYFVRLATAGSATDLVLACAAGRVNEEGQIVTAFTGNGEVIIPAVDQFKVLLGTITDVTQLSYLPASTYLELTDKPAITTVKLGVIVRSTTPLLEDPESGLAAADKGKFLVLGAEQKLNTSSLSKKHYRRSYESTIVLRSARVMSVTGLKSNVTSQ, via the coding sequence ATGAATAATGACCGAGTGAATCCTTATGGCGCTGAATCTTCAGGTTTTACCCTTATTGAGCTAATGATTGCTTTGGTATTAGGTTTATTGATATCAGCAGCTGTGATACAGGTTTATATCATTAGTGCTCGTACAAGTACGGTGCAGCAGAGCGCCTCTGAAGTACAAGATACTACAATATTTGCGCTACAAGTGCTGGAAGATCACATTCGTTTAGCGAACCTAGGAAATCCTATAAGCAACATCAACGATACGACTCCTCACGGTGGTATTGTGCTGACTGCGAATAATCTAGGCAATAGCAATGCTACCGATGCCAAGTACTTAACAGTAAGTGCTGATAGTAGTAGCTGGACAGGATTATCCAACATTGACGGGGTCGAAAGCGACCAATTGACCCTTCAATATAAGAATATAACCTCAGCACCGTTATATGACTGCGAAGGAGAGGAGATAGCTTCAGGGAGTACGGACTGGGTAGTTGAGCGCTACTTTGTGCGTTTAGCCACAGCGGGATCTGCTACTGATTTAGTGTTGGCTTGTGCTGCTGGTCGGGTTAATGAAGAGGGACAAATAGTCACGGCATTTACTGGCAACGGCGAAGTTATCATACCTGCGGTAGATCAATTCAAAGTATTGTTGGGAACGATCACGGATGTGACGCAGTTGAGCTACTTGCCTGCGAGTACCTACTTAGAGCTCACAGATAAACCAGCAATTACCACAGTTAAGCTTGGCGTTATTGTTCGTAGTACTACCCCGTTGCTAGAAGATCCTGAAAGTGGCTTGGCAGCAGCAGATAAGGGTAAATTCTTGGTGTTAGGGGCTGAACAAAAGTTAAATACCAGTAGCTTGAGCAAAAAACACTATCGACGCAGTTATGAGTCCACTATCGTACTACGAAGTGCCCGTGTCATGTCTGTGACTGGTCTAAAATCTAATGTCACATCACAATAA
- the fdxA gene encoding ferredoxin FdxA, with protein sequence MTFIVADNCILCKHTDCVEVCPVDCFYEGPNFLVIDPDECIDCALCEPECPANAIFSEDEVPKGQEIFIELNAELSQVWPNITEMKPPLPDAEKWDGVEGKIQYLEK encoded by the coding sequence ATGACCTTTATCGTTGCAGATAACTGCATCCTGTGTAAACATACTGACTGTGTGGAAGTCTGCCCAGTGGACTGCTTCTATGAAGGCCCAAACTTCCTAGTCATCGACCCTGACGAGTGCATCGACTGCGCCTTATGCGAACCTGAATGTCCAGCCAATGCGATATTTTCCGAAGACGAAGTGCCAAAGGGACAAGAGATCTTCATCGAGCTGAACGCCGAGCTTTCGCAGGTGTGGCCGAACATCACGGAGATGAAACCACCCCTACCCGACGCTGAAAAATGGGACGGCGTCGAGGGCAAGATTCAGTATCTTGAAAAGTAG
- a CDS encoding type IV pilin protein: protein MTFNTNTSTLPAGFTLIELMIVVAIIAILAAIAYPNYQQYVIKTKRLDMMNEMQNIASQIQSRKLAQGSYSNALTTGLGGNHPTQGNALYTVSFTPNPLTSEWTIIATPITATQMASDGTLTLNYQDIKCRGSVCSTDDDWNK from the coding sequence ATGACTTTCAATACAAATACTAGCACCCTGCCAGCTGGTTTCACCCTCATTGAGCTGATGATTGTGGTTGCCATCATCGCTATCTTGGCTGCCATTGCCTACCCTAACTATCAGCAATACGTTATTAAGACTAAACGTTTAGACATGATGAACGAGATGCAAAATATTGCTTCGCAGATTCAAAGCCGCAAACTGGCGCAAGGTAGCTATAGTAACGCTCTGACCACAGGGCTAGGTGGCAATCATCCAACCCAAGGTAATGCGCTCTATACGGTTAGCTTTACACCTAATCCACTGACATCTGAATGGACGATTATCGCCACCCCAATTACGGCCACACAAATGGCAAGTGACGGCACCCTGACTCTCAACTATCAAGATATCAAATGCCGAGGCAGTGTCTGTAGTACGGACGATGACTGGAATAAGTAG
- the fdxA gene encoding ferredoxin FdxA encodes MTFVVTENCILCKYTDCVEVCPVDCFYEGPNFLAIDPDECIDCALCVPECPANAIYADDEVPKGQEHFTQLNEELAQKWPNITEKKEPLPDAEKWDGVEGKIQYLEK; translated from the coding sequence ATGACCTTTGTCGTGACTGAGAACTGTATTCTTTGTAAATACACCGACTGTGTGGAAGTCTGCCCGGTGGACTGCTTCTATGAAGGGCCTAACTTCTTAGCCATCGATCCCGATGAATGTATCGACTGCGCCTTATGCGTGCCTGAATGTCCTGCCAATGCGATATATGCAGATGACGAAGTGCCCAAAGGACAAGAGCACTTTACCCAGCTTAACGAAGAGCTGGCACAAAAATGGCCAAACATTACTGAGAAGAAAGAACCCCTGCCCGATGCCGAAAAGTGGGACGGTGTTGAGGGCAAGATTCAGTATTTAGAAAAGTAA
- a CDS encoding pilus assembly protein: protein MKQLTNNRSDAPSWPVKALTAAVAIGIMGTLIPANSATSNSVRKPIGDLEIYKAAKPGSASIFMMLDTSGSMDKRSIRNDYGNSYSSDCNENSVNSAKIKAVVYERKNKLTASGDLFKDSDGNLVKIIDFDNPEETITFTPEGCTANNKTRYSRLTRLKVALIELLADRVYDKDNNPKDIGSLPDDYAIGLGNYSYKGDGKAGVVLETTGELTAEKRINLIKKIESLEANGGTPTAQALAESGAYMMGTTTLSDVTVVAERERRGGDLEWRRCYGNESSLSYDDELGIAVYDCNNWGGWSDESDVLPNYDSDSNIDHKDDDGRTYFRTDNSRSGFINSVDSSKASGDVNKYISPLSDKECSGNGIYLLTDGQPNGSSYSTSKALMNTSLSGSNPALSINSCTSLTGDSSGRSWGCMASYAALLRNSANNPLGLPIKTATVGFGKSFAGLTGKKTIIVNGETKEIVDCDTGSADDDTRNLCKLGERKGDSETKTFGDGGFYYTEESEDIAKSIVDFSASLVQIINTAPSGTITVPEDPYRAANQLPYAYLPMLDPDIVSAASIWRGNLKKYNLDQGTLFGKGNSKLYRDIAGNLEENTQDEWQDGNFEVDGSIANNDIAAGGVYAQLQAPSSGLGSVRTLYVEDYTSASNKTPVLRKIGVNGSGKPVGFDALKDTVAYSQLNQRRLLSFLGFGSVLTNDGQPTTPLTTATKDLTLAQPTKEIKLLGGVVHSKPEALSYGSVLDDNGNIIGPREDYLLFGSMDGALHLVDAEEGQEEVAIIPRQMLINQPEALVEGSKKAVIGEPYFGVDAPWLVKTDYAYDLIGKKVTVDTTSGKGMFAYGGLRMGGEAFYGMDITKKSVPKILFTITPQGISSTTSGVSSTAGFGRLGQIWSKPVAAKIRLTRGTDPTKNNAPTDVLIFGGGYDLKYEADDYVPTTSAPAKGNAIYMINAKTGKLIWSTSSEGTTGANLNTTTMINSITGGITVLDRDNDGLMDHLYAADLGGQVFRADFENARIAQFGFTAVDSFSNKGVTRILDAAPTDKKLAYRFYQSPIVSFYRRDSGPDNGKLFAMVNIISGNRSAPLSTLRNNNDYANRVYGIIDDDITNKNLYDTGFTKTIKDLKENKLVNLGAAIPTISASGTPAIRETNKEDAIKLMIGTAKKGTTPAVQATKHGWYYPLTRFDGYSNVRYNKGVGESTVINNLLYTTVYNPDKIYGNAASCAAKITGGSERQVYCLPYGVCMDKASISGTGGFTPAGQGIQELAIGAFNKDFTDIKVLIGTTTLTDRIDAAKRAKYGTDGFKDGSNIKDLYPGENNGTSQVNSDGSAVEYLFNERYTLQPKAWYEQKLMKPTPTPTP, encoded by the coding sequence ATGAAACAGCTAACAAATAACAGGTCTGACGCACCATCATGGCCTGTCAAAGCACTAACAGCAGCAGTGGCAATAGGGATCATGGGTACTTTGATACCGGCAAATAGTGCTACTAGCAATTCAGTTAGAAAGCCGATCGGTGATCTTGAGATTTATAAAGCGGCCAAACCTGGCTCAGCCTCTATTTTTATGATGCTAGATACTTCAGGTAGTATGGATAAACGCAGTATCAGAAACGATTATGGCAATAGCTACAGTTCTGATTGTAATGAAAACTCAGTAAATTCAGCCAAGATAAAGGCAGTCGTATATGAGCGCAAGAATAAACTCACCGCATCAGGCGACCTATTTAAAGATAGTGATGGCAATCTGGTCAAAATTATAGACTTTGATAATCCTGAAGAAACTATTACATTTACCCCCGAAGGATGCACTGCTAATAATAAAACTCGCTACTCACGATTGACCCGATTAAAGGTAGCGCTTATAGAGCTATTGGCAGACCGAGTGTATGATAAAGATAATAATCCCAAAGATATTGGCTCGCTACCAGATGATTATGCCATAGGCTTAGGTAACTACAGCTATAAAGGAGATGGTAAAGCTGGAGTAGTATTGGAGACTACCGGAGAGTTGACGGCTGAAAAGCGGATAAACCTGATTAAAAAGATTGAATCTCTAGAGGCCAATGGCGGCACGCCAACAGCGCAAGCCTTAGCAGAGTCCGGCGCCTATATGATGGGTACCACGACACTTTCTGATGTGACCGTGGTGGCGGAGCGCGAAAGAAGAGGTGGAGATCTTGAGTGGCGTAGGTGTTATGGCAATGAAAGTTCGTTGTCATACGATGATGAATTAGGTATCGCCGTCTATGATTGTAATAATTGGGGTGGATGGTCAGATGAGTCTGACGTATTACCTAATTATGATTCAGACTCTAATATTGACCATAAAGATGATGATGGTCGCACTTACTTTCGTACGGATAACTCACGCAGTGGTTTCATAAATTCAGTAGACTCCTCAAAAGCAAGTGGTGATGTAAACAAATATATCTCTCCTTTAAGCGACAAAGAGTGTAGCGGCAACGGTATCTATCTACTGACAGATGGTCAGCCTAATGGGAGTAGTTACTCTACATCTAAAGCACTTATGAACACTTCTTTGTCAGGCTCTAATCCAGCGTTGTCAATCAACAGCTGTACTAGCTTGACAGGAGACAGTAGTGGTAGGTCATGGGGCTGTATGGCAAGCTATGCGGCTTTGCTGCGTAATTCTGCTAACAACCCTCTTGGGCTACCTATCAAGACCGCAACGGTAGGCTTTGGTAAATCTTTTGCTGGATTAACGGGCAAAAAAACAATCATAGTGAATGGCGAAACAAAAGAGATCGTAGACTGCGATACAGGTTCAGCTGACGATGATACTCGTAACCTATGTAAGCTAGGTGAGCGTAAAGGCGATAGTGAAACCAAGACTTTTGGTGATGGTGGTTTCTATTACACTGAAGAGTCAGAAGATATCGCCAAAAGCATCGTTGACTTCTCAGCTAGCCTGGTACAGATTATTAACACAGCACCCTCAGGTACGATCACTGTCCCAGAAGATCCTTATCGCGCCGCCAATCAGCTCCCCTACGCTTATCTACCGATGCTAGATCCTGACATTGTTTCTGCAGCAAGTATATGGAGAGGCAATCTTAAAAAATACAATTTAGATCAAGGTACGCTGTTTGGAAAAGGTAACAGTAAACTCTATAGAGATATCGCTGGCAATCTAGAAGAAAACACTCAGGATGAGTGGCAAGATGGTAATTTTGAGGTAGACGGTTCTATAGCCAATAACGACATTGCCGCGGGCGGTGTGTATGCTCAACTGCAAGCGCCTAGTTCAGGTTTGGGCAGTGTGCGCACCTTGTATGTTGAAGACTACACCTCTGCTAGCAATAAAACTCCAGTTCTACGCAAGATTGGGGTCAATGGTAGCGGTAAGCCGGTAGGGTTTGATGCCCTTAAAGATACCGTAGCTTATAGCCAGTTAAACCAACGTCGGCTGTTGAGTTTCTTAGGTTTTGGGAGCGTGCTAACCAATGATGGACAACCGACCACACCTCTTACCACTGCTACTAAAGACTTAACTCTAGCTCAACCAACCAAAGAGATAAAACTTCTAGGTGGGGTGGTGCATTCTAAGCCTGAAGCGCTATCTTATGGCTCCGTATTAGATGATAACGGTAATATCATCGGCCCTCGAGAAGACTATCTGCTCTTTGGCTCTATGGACGGTGCTTTGCATTTGGTAGATGCAGAAGAGGGTCAAGAAGAAGTCGCTATTATCCCTAGACAAATGCTAATCAATCAACCAGAAGCTTTAGTGGAAGGTTCAAAAAAAGCCGTTATAGGTGAGCCTTATTTTGGTGTTGACGCTCCATGGTTAGTCAAGACTGATTATGCTTACGACTTAATAGGGAAAAAGGTTACTGTTGATACAACCTCAGGCAAAGGTATGTTTGCTTACGGGGGCCTGCGCATGGGTGGTGAAGCCTTCTATGGGATGGATATCACCAAAAAGTCAGTCCCTAAAATATTATTTACGATTACGCCGCAAGGCATAAGCTCTACTACTTCTGGAGTCTCTTCGACTGCAGGTTTTGGACGTTTAGGTCAGATCTGGAGCAAGCCAGTTGCTGCAAAAATTCGCCTGACGAGAGGTACTGACCCTACAAAGAATAATGCTCCTACCGATGTCCTTATATTCGGTGGAGGTTACGATTTGAAGTATGAAGCAGATGACTATGTACCTACGACAAGCGCACCTGCCAAAGGTAATGCTATCTACATGATTAACGCAAAAACAGGCAAGCTGATATGGTCAACCAGTAGTGAAGGGACTACAGGTGCTAATCTCAATACAACGACGATGATCAATAGTATTACCGGTGGAATTACTGTACTAGATAGAGATAACGATGGTCTGATGGATCACCTCTATGCTGCCGATTTGGGCGGGCAAGTATTTCGGGCTGATTTTGAAAATGCACGCATTGCTCAGTTTGGCTTTACAGCGGTAGATAGCTTTTCGAATAAAGGTGTGACCCGCATACTAGATGCCGCTCCTACAGATAAGAAACTGGCTTATCGATTCTATCAAAGTCCTATCGTGAGCTTTTATCGTAGAGACAGTGGGCCGGATAACGGTAAGCTCTTTGCCATGGTTAATATTATCTCAGGTAACCGCAGCGCTCCTTTATCAACACTGCGTAATAACAACGATTATGCCAACCGTGTTTATGGCATCATTGATGATGATATAACTAATAAAAATCTATATGACACTGGCTTTACGAAGACCATTAAAGATCTAAAAGAGAATAAATTGGTTAATTTGGGTGCTGCGATACCTACCATATCGGCTTCAGGCACCCCTGCTATCCGTGAGACCAATAAAGAAGACGCTATAAAATTAATGATAGGGACGGCAAAGAAGGGTACAACTCCAGCAGTTCAGGCAACCAAGCATGGCTGGTATTATCCACTAACTCGCTTTGATGGCTACAGTAACGTCAGATATAACAAGGGTGTTGGCGAAAGTACGGTCATTAATAATCTACTCTATACCACGGTATATAACCCGGATAAAATCTATGGCAACGCTGCAAGCTGTGCCGCAAAGATAACCGGTGGTTCTGAGCGTCAAGTGTATTGTCTGCCTTATGGGGTATGTATGGATAAAGCTTCAATAAGTGGTACTGGCGGCTTTACACCTGCAGGTCAAGGCATTCAAGAGTTGGCTATTGGTGCTTTTAATAAAGACTTCACTGATATAAAAGTGTTGATTGGTACGACAACGCTCACCGATAGAATCGATGCGGCTAAACGTGCAAAGTATGGCACAGATGGATTCAAGGATGGCAGTAATATCAAAGATCTGTACCCTGGTGAGAATAACGGCACCTCACAAGTCAATAGTGATGGCTCTGCGGTTGAGTACTTATTCAATGAGCGCTATACCTTGCAGCCAAAGGCATGGTATGAGCAAAAGCTTATGAAGCCTACACCCACGCCTACGCCGTAG
- a CDS encoding PilX N-terminal domain-containing pilus assembly protein, whose translation MSNYQRHQHSPVPPSNQQGAVLIVVLLFLILIILGGVIAVKQSTTDLKLATSDQINALLLQSADNANQNIEQSINGSSDADAYDAMISRGGPFGHFILTDFSIENEYVFCFRPRDQLFNINKTSIITPDGSLTSSGYCSPSKSDDYVSSRNTSMTQVNVALTPPNAENEAFGSYTIGQGSDLISSKAFMFDINSTAVLPAYGDTEVGGQDCFEQTSRLHTATTADYTDTIGGCMAKAGAPSKVVYEMADVQNQSLRTKCVDFGKGAGLLCTLPAS comes from the coding sequence ATGTCAAATTATCAGCGACATCAGCATTCCCCAGTGCCGCCATCTAATCAACAAGGTGCCGTGCTGATAGTAGTGCTGTTATTCTTGATTTTGATCATATTAGGGGGCGTCATTGCAGTCAAGCAAAGTACCACTGATCTGAAACTAGCCACTAGTGATCAAATCAATGCGCTACTCTTACAGTCAGCAGATAATGCCAACCAAAATATAGAACAAAGTATCAATGGAAGTAGTGATGCAGACGCTTATGACGCCATGATATCTCGCGGTGGACCTTTTGGTCATTTCATTTTGACTGACTTTAGTATTGAAAATGAATATGTCTTTTGCTTCCGTCCGCGTGACCAGTTATTTAATATCAACAAAACCTCAATCATAACGCCCGACGGTTCACTGACGAGCTCCGGATACTGTAGCCCGAGCAAATCAGATGATTATGTCAGTAGTCGAAATACTAGTATGACTCAGGTCAATGTAGCGCTAACACCCCCAAATGCTGAGAATGAAGCATTCGGTAGCTATACCATAGGACAAGGAAGTGACTTGATATCAAGTAAAGCATTTATGTTCGATATCAATAGTACGGCCGTACTTCCAGCTTATGGAGATACTGAAGTAGGGGGGCAGGATTGTTTTGAGCAGACCAGTAGGTTACACACGGCTACTACGGCTGACTACACCGATACCATTGGGGGATGCATGGCAAAAGCGGGTGCGCCTAGTAAGGTTGTTTATGAAATGGCTGATGTTCAAAACCAGTCACTACGCACTAAGTGTGTCGATTTTGGTAAAGGCGCAGGCTTACTTTGTACCTTGCCAGCAAGCTAA
- a CDS encoding fused MFS/spermidine synthase → MQKKVLGICLVIALLEGFAGLGIEIYAIRISATYIGASISITGVILAMVLIAIAVGYWYGGRLSQSINTPREALLKAGHVLSLSAISHAIACIIQLPLLAFMTSTTDSLILAAMGVGLLFGVGLAFGSTAIPLITQFLSLKYKNADGVDAGKNAGMMVAITTVGSVLGSTITPILLLPYIGLMSSLALFIVSLAISSYLCTKLAVQLYSDDYVSQLSPKQNNMLAVSAVIITAAFIYLSKVDTGYQTATGAWFIDYVLYDGQMAVTITDKPGKSTSSCWIYVAQKNCHWYGEITVDAIDQLQPESLVFLGGAGMGTPSEVAHHNPDMSLTVIDIDKDLPKIVERYFLQAPIAPNIEFIGDDARGYLTRNSAARYDFMLIDAFQGRYVASNLYTLEALSQFKTNSKYIMANIIGIPIKEHGYTQMLFKNWHEVFGDSAYVRTRTDSPNLQNIMLCNFACPGSQKLSQTGFMYDNQKVHTDDVPRLDRYLYRSIESL, encoded by the coding sequence ATGCAAAAAAAGGTCTTAGGGATATGTTTGGTCATTGCGCTACTTGAAGGCTTTGCTGGTCTCGGTATCGAGATTTATGCCATTCGGATATCGGCGACTTATATCGGTGCATCGATCTCCATTACTGGGGTAATATTAGCGATGGTACTTATCGCTATTGCGGTGGGCTACTGGTATGGCGGGCGCTTATCTCAAAGTATCAACACCCCAAGGGAGGCGTTATTAAAAGCAGGGCACGTCTTATCCTTATCTGCCATCTCCCATGCGATTGCCTGTATTATTCAATTGCCGCTATTGGCATTTATGACATCAACTACCGATAGTTTGATCTTAGCGGCTATGGGGGTGGGACTGCTGTTCGGGGTGGGCTTGGCATTTGGCTCGACCGCTATTCCGCTAATTACTCAATTTTTATCCCTTAAATATAAGAATGCTGATGGCGTGGATGCGGGCAAGAACGCCGGAATGATGGTAGCGATTACCACTGTCGGTAGTGTGCTGGGCTCGACCATAACGCCGATATTGTTATTACCTTATATAGGTCTTATGAGCAGCTTGGCATTATTTATCGTCTCCTTGGCGATCAGTAGCTATTTATGCACCAAGCTTGCCGTACAGCTATATAGTGATGATTATGTCAGTCAGCTGTCACCCAAACAAAACAATATGTTAGCGGTATCAGCTGTTATCATAACCGCCGCCTTTATATACTTAAGTAAAGTCGATACCGGCTATCAGACCGCAACCGGCGCTTGGTTTATTGATTACGTCCTCTATGATGGGCAGATGGCAGTGACTATCACTGACAAACCGGGCAAATCAACCAGTAGCTGCTGGATATATGTGGCTCAAAAGAATTGCCATTGGTATGGGGAGATCACCGTAGACGCGATTGACCAGCTCCAGCCTGAGAGTCTGGTGTTCCTCGGCGGCGCGGGTATGGGCACCCCTAGTGAAGTGGCGCATCATAATCCTGATATGAGCTTGACGGTGATTGATATTGATAAAGACTTACCGAAAATTGTAGAGCGCTATTTTTTACAAGCACCCATAGCGCCCAACATTGAGTTTATCGGCGATGATGCTAGAGGCTATTTGACTCGTAACAGCGCTGCTCGTTATGACTTTATGCTGATTGATGCCTTTCAGGGACGATATGTGGCGAGCAACTTATATACCCTTGAGGCGCTTAGCCAGTTTAAGACTAACAGCAAATATATTATGGCGAACATCATCGGCATACCTATAAAGGAGCATGGCTATACTCAAATGCTGTTCAAAAACTGGCATGAAGTGTTTGGCGATTCAGCCTATGTGCGCACTAGGACTGACAGTCCCAATTTGCAAAATATCATGTTATGTAATTTTGCTTGTCCCGGCAGTCAAAAGCTGAGCCAAACGGGTTTTATGTATGATAATCAAAAAGTGCATACCGATGACGTGCCACGATTGGATAGATATCTGTATCGCTCGATTGAGAGTTTGTGA
- a CDS encoding type IV pilin protein, whose amino-acid sequence MKTIINTPMRNGIRGFTLLELMIIVMIIGILAAIAIPSYRRYAVMNAEREAQAKMLQLQLQLERWRAKSLSYQGFEPQKISGSNVVTYGYEDTDNTVIYVPDNATASNYRYKVTLVDSGFTTDPNDGSLSTNSLVTSGTTVNTVTGRAWKMLAEPNNTGITKHAHYMVLTSAGLRCQNGSSINITKADCGIGQEDW is encoded by the coding sequence ATGAAGACGATAATAAATACGCCCATGCGTAACGGCATCCGAGGCTTTACGCTTTTAGAGCTGATGATCATCGTTATGATCATAGGCATCCTCGCCGCCATTGCTATACCGAGTTATCGACGCTATGCAGTCATGAATGCTGAGCGTGAAGCACAGGCAAAGATGCTGCAATTGCAGCTTCAACTGGAGCGCTGGCGTGCAAAGTCTTTGAGTTACCAAGGGTTTGAACCACAAAAGATTAGTGGCTCTAATGTGGTTACTTATGGTTATGAGGATACGGATAATACCGTTATTTACGTCCCTGATAACGCTACTGCTAGCAACTATCGTTACAAGGTTACGCTCGTTGATAGTGGTTTTACCACGGATCCAAATGACGGCTCCCTTAGCACTAACTCCTTAGTCACTTCTGGAACAACTGTCAATACGGTTACTGGTAGAGCATGGAAGATGCTAGCTGAACCGAATAATACTGGCATCACCAAACACGCCCATTATATGGTGTTAACTAGCGCCGGTTTGCGCTGCCAAAATGGTAGTAGCATTAATATAACCAAAGCGGATTGCGGCATCGGGCAGGAGGATTGGTGA
- the tfpZ gene encoding TfpX/TfpZ family type IV pilin accessory protein yields MFKYRFKASSVHFLASLPIALISLIIVFFVWYPQPLYAATGVTKIFLMVLGIDIVLGPLLTFIIYKPKKKTLKFDLLVIVLLQLSAFIYGFYHVYDGRPTWIAYNIDRFELIKNNEIDTRKLLEALPQYQKVSNSGVQYVAAIIPTDDREISQQILFDEISYGIAPSQRPELYQPLNVADTEIISRAKDFEDLYEYNNKAEVDNIFSKYPHADSFLPLKANAIDMTVLIDKESGEVIEIVDLRPW; encoded by the coding sequence ATGTTTAAATACAGATTTAAAGCTTCCAGCGTACATTTTTTAGCAAGCTTACCTATTGCTCTAATAAGCTTAATTATTGTTTTTTTTGTTTGGTATCCCCAGCCTTTATATGCAGCTACTGGTGTTACTAAGATATTTCTGATGGTATTAGGAATTGATATTGTATTAGGACCTTTATTAACATTTATTATTTACAAACCTAAGAAGAAGACTCTAAAGTTTGATTTGTTAGTTATTGTTTTATTACAACTATCAGCATTTATCTATGGCTTTTATCATGTCTATGATGGTCGCCCAACTTGGATTGCTTATAATATAGACCGCTTTGAATTAATTAAAAATAACGAGATTGACACTCGTAAATTACTAGAGGCTCTTCCACAGTATCAAAAAGTAAGTAACTCAGGAGTGCAATATGTAGCCGCTATTATCCCTACGGATGATAGAGAAATCAGCCAACAAATATTATTCGATGAGATTAGCTATGGGATTGCGCCATCGCAGCGTCCAGAGTTATATCAACCGCTTAACGTAGCTGATACAGAGATTATAAGTCGAGCAAAGGATTTTGAGGATTTATATGAATATAATAATAAAGCAGAGGTAGATAACATATTTTCTAAATATCCTCACGCTGACAGCTTTTTACCCTTAAAAGCCAATGCTATCGATATGACAGTACTTATTGACAAAGAGAGTGGAGAAGTGATTGAGATCGTAGATTTGCGCCCTTGGTAA